Proteins from a genomic interval of Paenibacillus sp. FSL R5-0623:
- a CDS encoding S-layer homology domain-containing protein codes for MDKLRKPMIFMLSATLALSSGPLMLPSKAYADLSSIPATLLQDDFSDGNYTELPAWNVSSGNWEVLADPTDTSNSTLFQSDTNEGIISTGDSISDMTVSMRFYTGAGQGYPGILPRFQDKSNYYYFQMQVPNNKLVFSKKVNNGDTTLKTVDYAFAKDTWYTLKVVLSGTSIRGYIVENGSDRLVFDLNDTSIGSGTVGIRNKWQSVHTDDVIIAEQPAGNDIQLSIAEQTASSVSLQWSEIAGASAYRLYRSSTPEGGYSLVTNTGTLGHTDEGLSGDTVYYYRLAYEYGGLTESLWTAPLEVRTTASAPQAPGELKAEALNATSVKLSWSAVDKSTGYRVVRAEAGSEQYEQIYEGKGLTFTDNALEPGTSYSYRVTAFNAAGESAAAVAEATTYSIDSPAEFATTAVTDTSISLEWNVLPGSDVTYTVSRATSATGTYQQVYSGNENTFNDSGLTMGTGYFYIIQATVDGVTSPASAPLGVATVRTSITPGQLWPDLDGKPIDAHGAGFFYDEQTETYYWYGEYHKGGWPAVGVRVYSSKDLMNWTDEGMALSTLQSMDDFDHDPLISELYAGREDRVDIWADIRKGRIIERPKVIYNDKTKKYVMWAHMDGDKDPYNDNANYGKARAGYAISDSPTGPFVYQKSYRMDRAPEGEKDYFPSDKGMARDMTLFKDDDGTGYLIYSSEENLTLYISKLNEDYSDVTGWHKEGRTDDKGNPVRDSTYQAEYGVDYVRVFPGGQREAPAMFKYQGKYYILTSGASGWAPNENKVTVADNIFGPWSTQTNPFVRTLPTDPDPGKAFGTQTTSVIPVDPEKGKFIYVGDTWNGGNFSNDAAKYVFLPIEFGIGSDIAIKWYNSWTPDLLNSMGKVDIADPLPEAVALGKVPSLPTTLNVREGGALVSTPAVWTIDNRAMTAEDFAKPGPLTLQVTTPEYNNKKQAVRVNVIPENTLYFVNSGGYETADYSLMGAYMKGTLANPETADQMYAPAEGRNWGYVSADALASGSNGGDIFSTVRYLNGGNVSNSPKGTDLTYRFDVPNGTYDVYAGFNDPWTNTSRRANLIINGTNTGAVTFTPASVRAHKSISVSDNKLELTVRNTASQDPMISWIMIVKPDAAPPANDSAGLNADALDSTSATLHWDAHLGAASYKLYRSDREQGEYKVVYNGNGREYTDSELNPGTEYYYKVEALDATGQSVRGVSSAYQVHTVQQSAANVASGIAALEQPSAGAKKLKLPSVPQGFTVKIASSSAPSVIQTDGTIVPPSKETTVTLELEITRTSDDSRALTIPLTVKVPTSVPSPGGTDPGSGGSPGGNSGGNPGDGSGSSSNGGQSGSGNPSAENAVPQPKPDKDRSVLELQGQSDQKGVVQSNVDVSTIKDAFKVAPSTDAGQRLVELRLKPVSGATVYEVSLPASVLIDQGESHVFNIVTELGMLELPATLLTKDIVGDGIASIRLVRTELPQTVADQLGTKYGVQLELQLDGQPWPSESQLIVRLPFQSSQNAQQDRIVAFAIGSNGVATPLPQSYYDPKSGQLVFSVTSLTGNYAVVSVEQTFTDLAEVQWAKKAMEALAVRGVIDAEASGASTQLHPKQEMTRGQYVQWLMTALGLNASSGNAFSDVNENAPYYEAVTAARSLGITSGTGDERFLPESTITRQEMMTLTVRALVAAGLVDSEKAGTDKLTRFRDASEIRSYARDSVALLVDLGIANGYNGEVKPLAEATRAESATLLYAMISKLVWQK; via the coding sequence TTGGATAAACTCAGGAAACCCATGATATTTATGTTATCTGCAACACTTGCGCTGTCTTCCGGACCGCTGATGCTGCCGAGTAAGGCGTATGCCGATCTAAGCAGTATACCCGCCACGTTGTTGCAGGACGATTTTTCGGATGGGAATTACACGGAATTACCTGCGTGGAACGTAAGCTCAGGCAATTGGGAAGTACTCGCGGACCCGACAGATACGTCCAACTCCACGCTTTTCCAGAGCGATACCAATGAAGGCATCATCTCTACTGGAGACTCCATCTCGGACATGACCGTGTCCATGCGCTTTTACACGGGAGCCGGTCAGGGGTATCCGGGAATATTACCGCGGTTCCAAGATAAGAGCAACTATTATTATTTTCAAATGCAGGTGCCTAACAATAAATTGGTCTTCAGCAAAAAGGTGAATAACGGCGATACAACGTTGAAAACGGTGGACTATGCGTTTGCCAAAGATACGTGGTACACACTCAAAGTAGTGCTATCAGGCACGTCCATTCGCGGTTATATTGTTGAAAATGGATCAGATCGGTTGGTATTTGACTTAAATGATACTTCCATTGGGTCAGGTACCGTGGGCATTCGGAATAAGTGGCAGTCGGTACATACAGATGACGTGATCATTGCCGAGCAACCGGCTGGGAACGATATTCAGCTCTCCATTGCTGAGCAGACGGCGTCTTCAGTTTCACTGCAATGGTCTGAAATCGCGGGAGCATCAGCCTATCGCTTGTATCGTTCCTCTACGCCTGAAGGCGGTTATTCCCTGGTAACCAATACCGGGACTTTGGGACACACGGATGAAGGATTAAGCGGGGATACGGTGTATTATTACAGGCTCGCTTATGAATACGGAGGCCTAACCGAATCATTATGGACTGCTCCGCTGGAAGTTCGGACGACTGCGTCGGCACCACAGGCTCCTGGCGAATTAAAGGCCGAAGCACTCAATGCTACAAGCGTGAAGTTATCTTGGTCCGCCGTGGACAAGTCAACTGGTTATCGCGTGGTTCGGGCGGAAGCTGGCAGTGAGCAATACGAGCAAATCTATGAAGGTAAAGGGCTCACATTCACGGATAATGCACTTGAGCCGGGCACCAGCTACAGCTATCGTGTGACGGCCTTTAATGCAGCTGGTGAGTCAGCGGCCGCTGTTGCTGAAGCTACGACGTACTCCATTGACTCTCCAGCAGAGTTCGCTACCACAGCTGTGACGGACACGTCAATCTCTCTTGAGTGGAATGTCCTGCCTGGATCTGATGTAACGTATACCGTGTCCCGTGCAACCAGTGCTACGGGTACGTATCAGCAGGTCTATAGTGGCAATGAAAACACGTTTAACGATAGCGGTCTGACGATGGGCACAGGATATTTTTACATCATTCAGGCGACTGTGGACGGCGTAACTTCTCCAGCATCCGCACCGTTGGGTGTTGCCACAGTTCGCACAAGCATTACACCGGGTCAATTGTGGCCAGATCTGGACGGGAAACCGATCGATGCTCATGGGGCTGGTTTTTTCTATGATGAACAGACGGAGACCTATTACTGGTATGGCGAATATCATAAGGGAGGCTGGCCAGCTGTTGGTGTGCGTGTGTATTCTTCCAAGGATCTGATGAACTGGACAGATGAGGGCATGGCTCTATCGACACTTCAATCCATGGATGATTTTGACCATGACCCGTTGATCTCCGAATTGTATGCGGGGCGTGAAGACCGCGTGGATATCTGGGCAGATATCCGCAAAGGACGGATTATTGAACGACCAAAGGTCATCTACAACGACAAAACAAAGAAATACGTGATGTGGGCCCACATGGACGGCGACAAAGACCCCTATAACGATAATGCGAATTACGGTAAGGCGAGGGCCGGTTATGCGATCAGTGACTCTCCAACAGGGCCTTTTGTGTATCAGAAGAGTTACCGGATGGACAGAGCTCCCGAAGGGGAGAAAGATTACTTCCCAAGCGATAAGGGCATGGCACGTGACATGACGTTGTTTAAGGATGATGATGGTACCGGTTATCTGATCTACTCCAGCGAAGAAAACCTGACGTTATATATCTCCAAACTGAATGAAGACTATAGTGACGTAACAGGGTGGCATAAGGAAGGACGAACGGATGACAAAGGCAATCCGGTACGAGATTCCACCTATCAGGCGGAATACGGCGTCGATTACGTGCGAGTGTTCCCTGGAGGGCAACGTGAAGCACCGGCGATGTTCAAGTATCAGGGGAAATATTATATTTTGACTTCCGGAGCTTCCGGTTGGGCCCCTAACGAAAACAAAGTGACGGTAGCGGATAACATCTTTGGCCCGTGGTCAACGCAGACCAATCCGTTCGTACGTACGCTGCCAACCGATCCCGATCCAGGCAAGGCATTTGGCACACAGACCACATCCGTCATACCGGTCGATCCGGAAAAAGGCAAATTCATTTACGTAGGGGATACGTGGAATGGTGGCAATTTCTCGAATGATGCTGCAAAATACGTGTTCTTGCCAATTGAGTTTGGAATAGGCTCCGACATCGCGATTAAGTGGTATAACAGCTGGACACCTGATCTTCTGAATTCGATGGGCAAGGTAGATATTGCTGATCCGTTGCCAGAAGCCGTGGCGCTAGGCAAAGTACCATCCCTGCCAACAACATTGAATGTGCGCGAGGGTGGAGCACTGGTATCAACGCCAGCAGTCTGGACGATTGATAACCGGGCCATGACGGCAGAAGATTTTGCCAAGCCAGGACCGCTCACATTACAGGTAACCACACCGGAATATAACAACAAAAAGCAGGCAGTTCGCGTAAACGTCATTCCGGAGAATACACTATATTTTGTGAACAGCGGAGGTTACGAAACGGCTGATTACAGTCTCATGGGTGCTTATATGAAAGGAACGCTTGCGAACCCGGAAACGGCGGATCAGATGTACGCTCCTGCTGAGGGACGCAATTGGGGTTATGTCAGCGCAGATGCACTGGCATCCGGTTCGAATGGCGGGGATATATTCTCGACCGTACGTTATCTGAACGGTGGAAATGTCAGTAATTCTCCTAAAGGCACTGACCTAACCTATAGATTTGATGTGCCAAACGGGACATACGATGTGTATGCCGGATTCAACGATCCGTGGACCAATACATCGCGCAGAGCGAATTTAATCATCAATGGCACCAATACCGGTGCAGTTACGTTTACGCCTGCCAGTGTTAGAGCCCATAAAAGCATCAGCGTGTCGGACAACAAGCTGGAGTTGACCGTGCGCAATACGGCATCACAGGACCCGATGATTAGCTGGATTATGATCGTTAAACCTGACGCCGCGCCACCTGCAAATGATAGTGCTGGCCTTAATGCTGATGCGTTAGATTCAACGAGCGCCACGCTTCACTGGGATGCTCATCTTGGTGCAGCAAGCTACAAGCTCTACCGCTCAGATCGTGAGCAAGGAGAGTATAAGGTGGTCTATAACGGCAATGGAAGGGAGTATACGGACAGTGAACTGAACCCCGGCACAGAATATTATTACAAAGTGGAAGCTTTGGATGCGACGGGGCAATCGGTGCGAGGTGTATCTTCCGCTTATCAGGTGCACACGGTTCAGCAGAGCGCTGCCAATGTAGCTTCAGGCATTGCAGCATTGGAACAGCCTTCGGCAGGTGCGAAAAAACTGAAGTTACCATCCGTACCGCAAGGTTTCACGGTGAAGATCGCTTCCAGTTCGGCACCGTCTGTCATACAAACCGATGGAACGATTGTTCCACCATCTAAGGAAACAACGGTAACACTGGAGTTGGAAATTACTCGAACTTCTGACGACAGTAGAGCCTTGACTATACCGTTGACAGTGAAGGTGCCGACATCTGTTCCTTCCCCTGGAGGCACGGACCCTGGTTCGGGCGGTAGTCCAGGCGGCAATTCCGGTGGAAATCCAGGAGATGGTTCTGGTTCATCCAGCAATGGCGGACAATCAGGAAGTGGTAACCCAAGTGCAGAGAATGCGGTACCACAACCTAAACCGGACAAGGACCGTTCTGTTCTGGAGTTGCAGGGACAGTCAGATCAGAAGGGTGTAGTGCAGTCCAACGTGGATGTTTCAACGATTAAAGATGCTTTTAAAGTTGCCCCCTCAACAGATGCGGGCCAGCGCTTGGTCGAACTTCGGCTGAAGCCGGTTTCGGGAGCAACGGTATATGAAGTATCTCTGCCTGCCTCTGTGTTAATAGATCAGGGTGAGTCACATGTGTTCAACATTGTTACAGAACTGGGAATGTTGGAGCTTCCCGCGACACTGTTAACAAAGGATATCGTTGGTGATGGGATTGCATCAATCCGATTGGTCAGAACGGAGTTACCACAAACAGTCGCAGATCAGCTTGGCACGAAATATGGAGTCCAGCTTGAACTTCAACTGGATGGTCAACCATGGCCATCGGAAAGCCAGTTAATAGTTCGTCTACCATTCCAATCCTCACAAAATGCTCAGCAGGATCGGATTGTAGCATTTGCCATTGGCTCGAACGGTGTGGCAACCCCATTGCCGCAAAGTTACTACGATCCAAAAAGCGGGCAGCTTGTATTTTCCGTAACATCACTCACAGGAAATTATGCTGTTGTATCTGTGGAGCAGACATTCACAGATCTTGCAGAAGTGCAGTGGGCCAAGAAAGCAATGGAGGCTTTGGCTGTCAGAGGTGTAATTGATGCAGAGGCAAGCGGTGCTTCCACGCAGTTACATCCAAAACAGGAGATGACCCGCGGTCAATACGTGCAGTGGTTGATGACTGCGCTGGGTTTGAATGCTTCTTCCGGGAATGCGTTCTCTGATGTAAACGAAAATGCTCCGTATTACGAAGCAGTTACAGCTGCTCGTTCGCTAGGTATCACCAGTGGTACCGGTGACGAGCGCTTCTTGCCAGAGTCGACGATCACTCGTCAGGAGATGATGACATTGACAGTTCGGGCACTTGTAGCGGCTGGACTGGTTGACTCCGAGAAGGCTGGAACAGATAAGCTTACTCGTTTCCGTGATGCTTCCGAGATTCGCTCTTATGCCCGGGATAGTGTGGCATTACTTGTGGATCTGGGCATCGCCAACGGGTACAACGGTGAGGTGAAACCACTTGCCGAAGCGACCCGAGCCGAATCGGCTACGTTGTTATATGCGATGATAAGCAAACTGGTATGGCAGAAATGA
- a CDS encoding assimilatory sulfite reductase (NADPH) flavoprotein subunit yields the protein MELQVTNSPFNQEQVELLNRLIPTLTDGQRTWLSGYIAAIQASATIAAPANLVQAAPTTGITPDSAPPVSREVTVLFGSQTGNSSGLSKKLAKKLEEQGLQVTLSSMGDFKPNGLKKIENLLIIVSTHGEGEPPDNAIPLHEFLNSKRAPKLEGLRYSVLALGDTSYEFFCQTGKDFDKRLQELGGTALVPRVDCDVDFDEAAAEWMNEVLASLSSTSAGASTVTTEAVTAAVSGGESEYDRTNPFKAEVLENLNLNGRGSDRETRHIELSLEGSSLDYEPGDSLGVFPENHPRLVEELIAAMGWNADERVTVNKNGDQASVHEALLRYFEITAVTKPVVEQLAKLNPGSGLSALLADDSEFRTVMNSCDLLDLVQDYNLKGIPAADFVASLRKIPARLYSIASSSKSFPDEVHLTVRSVRYEARGRERYGVCSVHLAERIEAGDTLPVYIQHNPNFKLPENPDTPIIMIGPGTGVAPFRSFLGEREETGAEGKTWLFYGDQHFATDFLYQTEWQRWLKDGVLTKMDVAFSRDTEQKVYVQHRMLEHSKELYQWLQEGASLYICGDEKKMAHDVHAALTTILEQEGGLSSEQASEYLTRLQQEKRYQRDVY from the coding sequence GTGGAACTTCAAGTGACAAACAGCCCTTTTAACCAAGAACAAGTTGAACTACTTAATCGTCTTATTCCTACATTGACCGATGGACAACGTACTTGGTTGAGCGGATATATTGCAGCAATTCAGGCAAGCGCGACAATAGCAGCTCCAGCTAACCTGGTACAGGCTGCACCAACTACAGGAATTACACCTGACAGTGCTCCGCCAGTATCCCGGGAAGTTACCGTGCTTTTTGGTTCACAAACCGGGAATTCCAGTGGCCTATCGAAGAAGCTGGCTAAGAAACTTGAAGAGCAAGGTCTTCAGGTAACGTTGTCATCGATGGGGGATTTCAAACCGAACGGACTCAAGAAAATTGAAAATCTCCTCATCATCGTCAGTACGCATGGCGAAGGCGAACCACCGGATAATGCGATTCCGCTGCATGAATTCCTGAACAGCAAACGGGCTCCAAAGCTTGAAGGACTTCGTTACTCGGTGCTGGCTCTGGGAGATACCTCCTATGAGTTCTTTTGTCAGACAGGTAAGGACTTCGATAAACGATTGCAGGAATTGGGTGGTACAGCCCTTGTACCGCGCGTGGACTGTGATGTTGATTTTGATGAAGCAGCTGCGGAGTGGATGAATGAAGTACTGGCATCCTTAAGCAGTACATCTGCTGGTGCGAGTACGGTAACCACTGAGGCTGTCACAGCTGCGGTGAGCGGTGGGGAATCTGAATATGATCGCACGAATCCATTCAAGGCTGAAGTGTTGGAGAATCTCAATCTGAATGGCAGAGGATCGGACCGTGAAACACGCCACATTGAGTTGTCTTTGGAAGGCTCCAGCCTGGACTACGAGCCAGGTGACAGCCTTGGGGTATTCCCTGAGAATCATCCGCGCCTTGTGGAGGAATTGATTGCAGCCATGGGATGGAATGCCGATGAACGCGTGACCGTGAATAAAAACGGCGATCAGGCATCTGTGCACGAAGCGTTGCTGCGTTATTTTGAAATTACAGCTGTGACGAAACCGGTCGTGGAACAACTTGCGAAACTGAATCCTGGGAGTGGCTTATCAGCATTACTCGCAGATGATTCCGAATTCCGTACAGTCATGAATAGCTGTGATCTGCTGGATCTGGTTCAGGATTATAATCTGAAAGGGATTCCTGCTGCAGATTTCGTAGCTTCTCTTCGCAAAATTCCGGCGCGTCTTTACTCCATAGCGAGTAGTTCGAAGTCTTTCCCGGATGAAGTTCATCTTACCGTTCGCTCCGTACGTTATGAAGCGCGTGGCAGAGAACGTTACGGTGTATGCTCGGTACATCTGGCTGAACGAATCGAAGCTGGCGACACCCTGCCTGTATATATACAGCATAACCCGAATTTCAAGCTGCCTGAGAACCCGGATACACCGATCATCATGATTGGCCCAGGTACAGGTGTAGCACCGTTCAGATCTTTCCTTGGTGAGCGTGAAGAAACTGGAGCAGAGGGCAAGACATGGCTGTTCTACGGAGATCAGCATTTCGCCACTGACTTCTTGTACCAAACGGAGTGGCAGCGTTGGCTCAAAGATGGTGTGCTCACGAAGATGGATGTAGCCTTCTCACGTGATACGGAACAGAAAGTGTATGTACAACATCGCATGCTGGAACACAGCAAAGAACTGTACCAGTGGCTTCAGGAAGGGGCAAGCTTGTATATCTGTGGTGACGAGAAAAAAATGGCACATGATGTGCATGCTGCGCTCACCACGATTCTTGAACAAGAAGGCGGTTTATCGTCTGAGCAGGCATCGGAATATCTGACACGGTTACAGCAGGAGAAACGTTATCAGCGGGACGTCTATTAA
- the cysI gene encoding assimilatory sulfite reductase (NADPH) hemoprotein subunit encodes MVYNNLLNPQRTNSDVEDIKIKSDYLRGSLTETLADRITGAIPEDDNRLMKHHGSYMQDDRDLRNERHKSKLEPAYQFMLRVRASGGVVTPEQWLMMDRVAHKYANETIRLTTRQSFQLHGVLKWDLKNTIREVNDSLLSTLAACGDVNRNVMCNPNPNQSDVHAEVYEWACQVSNHLDPRTRAYHELWLDGEKVVDSQDSDEEVEPIYGKVYLPRKFKIGIAVPPSNDVDVYSQDLGFIAIVENGKLQGFNVSVGGGMGMSHGDAKTYPQVSKVIGFCTPEQMIDVAEKTVMIQRDYGDRAVRKHARFKYTLDDRGVEWFVEELTSRLGWKLDAARPYHFETNGDRYGWVKGNNGKWHYTLFIQNGRVKDVDGYPLMTGLREIAKVHTGDFRLTANQNLIIGNISSQKKKKIEALIQQYNLTDGAHYSALRRSSMACVALPTCGLAMAESERYLPSLIDKLEPVLDEAGLRDEEIVIRMTGCPNGCARPMLAEISFIGKAPGKYNMYLGGSFTGHRLNKLYKENIGETEILDTLTPMVNQYAKERNEGEHFGDFVIRAGYVPEVLDGRQFHA; translated from the coding sequence ATGGTTTATAATAACTTACTTAACCCACAGCGCACGAATAGCGATGTAGAAGATATAAAGATCAAAAGTGATTACTTGCGCGGAAGTCTGACCGAAACGTTGGCCGATCGTATCACGGGGGCTATTCCAGAGGACGACAACCGTCTGATGAAACACCACGGCAGTTATATGCAGGATGACCGTGACCTGCGTAACGAGCGTCACAAATCCAAGCTGGAGCCTGCATACCAATTCATGTTGCGTGTACGTGCTTCCGGTGGGGTTGTAACCCCGGAGCAGTGGTTGATGATGGATCGGGTAGCGCATAAATATGCGAATGAGACGATTCGTCTAACCACACGTCAGTCTTTCCAACTGCATGGTGTACTGAAGTGGGATCTTAAGAACACCATTCGCGAAGTGAACGATTCGTTGTTAAGCACACTGGCTGCATGTGGTGACGTAAACCGTAACGTGATGTGTAACCCGAATCCGAATCAATCTGATGTGCATGCTGAAGTGTATGAGTGGGCATGTCAGGTGAGCAATCATCTGGACCCTCGCACGCGGGCTTATCATGAGCTGTGGCTGGACGGAGAGAAAGTGGTTGATTCCCAGGACTCGGACGAAGAAGTTGAACCAATCTATGGCAAAGTGTATTTGCCACGGAAGTTCAAAATCGGTATTGCTGTACCACCATCCAATGATGTGGATGTCTATTCACAGGATCTTGGCTTTATTGCTATTGTGGAGAACGGCAAGCTGCAAGGCTTCAACGTTTCCGTTGGTGGCGGCATGGGGATGTCTCATGGTGACGCCAAAACCTATCCTCAGGTGTCCAAAGTCATTGGTTTCTGTACGCCGGAGCAAATGATTGATGTTGCAGAAAAAACAGTTATGATTCAGCGTGATTATGGAGATCGTGCAGTTCGTAAACATGCTCGTTTCAAATATACGCTGGATGACCGTGGTGTGGAGTGGTTTGTCGAAGAGCTGACCAGCCGTCTGGGATGGAAGCTGGATGCGGCACGTCCGTATCATTTTGAGACGAACGGAGATCGATATGGTTGGGTAAAAGGTAATAATGGCAAATGGCACTACACGCTGTTCATTCAGAATGGTCGTGTAAAAGATGTAGACGGCTATCCGCTCATGACGGGTCTACGTGAAATTGCCAAAGTGCATACGGGTGATTTCCGACTGACTGCGAACCAGAATCTGATCATCGGTAATATTAGCAGCCAGAAAAAGAAAAAGATTGAAGCGTTGATTCAGCAATACAATCTGACCGATGGTGCACATTACTCTGCGCTGCGCAGAAGTTCGATGGCTTGTGTTGCGCTTCCGACTTGCGGTCTCGCCATGGCTGAGTCCGAACGTTATTTGCCGTCCCTGATCGATAAACTGGAGCCTGTACTCGACGAAGCTGGGCTAAGAGACGAAGAGATTGTCATTCGGATGACCGGCTGCCCGAACGGATGCGCAAGACCGATGCTGGCAGAGATTTCATTTATCGGTAAAGCACCTGGGAAATACAATATGTATCTCGGTGGCAGCTTCACCGGACATCGCTTGAATAAGCTGTATAAAGAAAACATTGGTGAAACCGAGATTCTGGACACGTTAACTCCGATGGTGAACCAGTATGCCAAAGAACGCAATGAAGGGGAACATTTCGGAGACTTTGTCATTCGTGCGGGTTATGTTCCTGAAGTGTTGGATGGTCGACAATTTCACGCTTAA
- a CDS encoding YebC/PmpR family DNA-binding transcriptional regulator, giving the protein MGRKWNNIKEKKASKDANTSRVYAKFGVEIYVAAKKGEPDPEANRALKVVLERAKTYNVPKAIIDRAMEKAKGSGDENYEELRYEGFGPNGAMVIVDALTNNVNRTAPEVRSAFNKNAGNMGVSGSVAYMFDPTAVIGIEGKNSEEVLELLLEADVDVRDIVDEDDAVIVYAEPDQFHAVQEAFKAAGITEFTVAELTMLAQNHIELPEDAQAQFEKLIDALEDLEDVQQVYHNVEFV; this is encoded by the coding sequence ATGGGTCGTAAGTGGAATAATATCAAGGAAAAGAAAGCTTCAAAAGATGCAAACACGAGCCGGGTCTACGCTAAATTCGGCGTTGAGATCTATGTAGCTGCCAAGAAGGGCGAACCAGACCCGGAAGCGAACCGTGCACTGAAAGTCGTGCTGGAACGTGCCAAAACGTATAATGTACCCAAAGCCATCATTGATCGTGCGATGGAAAAAGCAAAAGGCAGCGGGGATGAGAACTATGAAGAGTTGCGTTATGAAGGCTTCGGACCGAATGGTGCGATGGTCATCGTTGATGCACTCACCAACAATGTGAATCGTACAGCGCCGGAAGTTCGCTCTGCGTTTAACAAAAACGCGGGTAACATGGGTGTCAGCGGTTCTGTTGCTTACATGTTTGATCCAACAGCGGTTATCGGTATAGAAGGCAAAAACTCCGAGGAAGTACTGGAACTTTTGCTTGAAGCAGATGTGGATGTACGTGATATCGTGGATGAAGACGATGCTGTCATTGTATATGCAGAACCGGATCAATTCCACGCTGTACAAGAAGCATTCAAAGCTGCGGGTATTACTGAGTTCACAGTAGCTGAGCTGACGATGCTTGCGCAAAACCATATTGAACTTCCAGAGGATGCACAAGCTCAGTTCGAGAAACTGATCGATGCGCTTGAAGACCTTGAAGATGTTCAACAAGTCTACCATAACGTAGAGTTCGTTTAA
- a CDS encoding DMT family transporter, with product MLITGISLALLAGSLVSLQTIFNSKVNERTGSWSTTTMVLFTGFLASFLISLLVEGKNTFSFQHMQPWYWLSGAIGVGVVFCLVQGMKLLGPTYAISIVLTSQLSFALLFDSMGWLGLEQIPFSWNQLLGVLVIVGGIVLFKFGGGKSEKSDQSPGTLQSNS from the coding sequence ATGTTAATCACAGGTATTTCGCTTGCACTACTGGCAGGTTCACTTGTCAGTCTACAAACGATTTTTAATAGCAAAGTCAATGAGCGCACTGGTTCATGGTCCACAACAACGATGGTGCTTTTCACCGGATTCCTTGCTTCTTTCCTCATCTCTCTGCTGGTAGAGGGCAAAAATACATTCAGCTTCCAGCATATGCAACCCTGGTACTGGCTCAGTGGAGCCATCGGCGTTGGCGTGGTCTTCTGTCTTGTGCAAGGGATGAAGTTGCTTGGTCCCACGTATGCCATCTCGATCGTGCTAACATCCCAACTGAGCTTTGCTCTATTGTTTGATTCCATGGGGTGGCTTGGTCTGGAGCAAATTCCTTTTTCGTGGAATCAGCTGCTCGGTGTACTTGTCATCGTTGGCGGAATTGTATTGTTCAAGTTCGGTGGAGGTAAATCGGAAAAATCAGATCAGTCCCCTGGAACACTACAGTCCAACTCATAA
- a CDS encoding cyclic nucleotide-binding domain-containing protein — MQEIHNEQQLIQYLKQYQLETVFHEPLRTHMTLCHFEKCELICREGETSEYLYVLVEGKIKIFTTSAQDKTLVLCFKTPLEVVGDIEYVRESDIVNTVQAVSPVVMLRIHYQWLAELASDYAPLLKFLLKIISHKFYIDSNFSNFNLMYPVEVRLVSYLLSISTEEAGNVVHEELDAFNLTDIANLIGTSYRHLNRVIQKLCADGLIERHQGLIMIKDRAGLREITGHNIYE; from the coding sequence GTGCAAGAGATCCATAACGAGCAACAATTAATACAATATCTGAAGCAATATCAACTCGAAACTGTATTTCACGAGCCCCTGCGTACACATATGACGTTATGCCACTTCGAGAAGTGTGAACTGATCTGTCGTGAAGGGGAAACTTCCGAATATTTGTACGTACTGGTCGAAGGTAAAATCAAGATTTTCACCACCTCCGCACAGGACAAAACGCTGGTGCTTTGTTTCAAAACACCGCTTGAAGTCGTCGGTGACATAGAGTATGTCCGTGAAAGCGATATTGTTAATACGGTTCAGGCCGTGTCACCTGTGGTGATGCTTCGCATTCATTATCAATGGCTCGCTGAGCTTGCCAGCGATTATGCACCTTTACTTAAATTTTTGCTTAAAATCATCTCTCACAAATTCTACATTGACTCGAACTTTTCCAATTTCAACCTGATGTATCCCGTTGAGGTTCGTCTAGTCAGCTACCTGCTCTCCATCTCAACAGAAGAAGCGGGCAACGTCGTTCATGAAGAGCTGGACGCGTTCAATCTGACCGACATCGCGAATCTGATCGGCACCAGTTACCGACACCTGAACCGGGTCATCCAGAAGCTCTGTGCAGACGGGTTAATTGAACGACATCAGGGATTGATTATGATCAAGGATCGAGCCGGTCTAAGGGAAATAACAGGTCACAATATTTATGAATAA